The following coding sequences lie in one Fusarium poae strain DAOMC 252244 chromosome 1, whole genome shotgun sequence genomic window:
- a CDS encoding hypothetical protein (TransMembrane:19 (o6-30i65-87o99-117i129-147o159-181i254-272o278-295i307-325o331-351i416-439o445-463i514-546o552-572i934-956o1007-1029i1084-1103o1109-1128i1193-1213o1219-1240i)), producing MVVDNLDVILTGTGLGLVALATTPALVAVIDQLRKRTPKDNFYEDIDGKSTPQSIAAFSNRLPKILILVSSATGLGTSIAVSVLSSLHGPSNELLLENWLLTGAWLLIALHAISLSAHHSPVKVHDLGLWLLFSSITVAAITVAQLIKEARYAPHNNTALLVLRAVNVGAVILLGFFSVLLPRRPDVFIKDRKVDGQWTVSAFNRYTWSWISPLLRVATQKNDLDASDVPYPDRTLRAAGLKEDWFVSKPQNNLFRSVLWAYKGPFFFQFSITTVRNLLALLPFWAMLRVINILEQRDIGLSGSSNLELWVLVFAMAGFNLLDAWVEGWAFWYSFACIALPVRSQLSTLIFEKSLRRKNVKSAEKLKDSHAPQEAPDKKKEDESDEGSSVLRSRQATVNLVGVDALRISNYTGYQFLIFNSIFKLFFFSFFLVRLIGWIPFAAGFFAWGLTLPANTFFSRELLGRSDKLMKLRDEKLAVVNEALLGMRQIKFAALESRWEKRILTMRERELKTLWGLFLVDTGLFGCWVISPILLAATSLAVYAIINGQLQPSVAFVSIGIFKALEVSLGVLPELITMGVDTYVSLNRIQTYLNGPEMKHTLSEGTEVSFENASIAWPEDDEKSDEDRFVLRNLNFSFPAGELSVISGKTGTGKSLLLSTILGETDILEGSVCVPKTVSPHERHDAQAHLGDWILHGSVAYVGQTPWLESASLRDNILFGLPFIEERYNKTVEVCALKKDLQILTDGDKTELGANGINLSGGQKWRVTLARAIYSRAEILVMDDVFSAVDAHVGRHIFEKCVTGDICKGRTRILVTHHVGLVQSKAKYIVELGEGVALHSGLVADFVRDGTLDEIRHHEETAQQSSEDETMDSSTAVNSEDVSVTDPTETNENMPLQKVPSKTAKQFIQDEAREKGMVKKHVYLTYLKDSGGTLMWSVCAVVFLGFQIGILGRAWWLRIWTGDVDQSVSTGSLQQQHGHASVFSLQHFPYSSAPELSITKSHYDLKYYLWVYIAISSVTAIIGTFRFYWAYYLAIKASRSLFEKMLFTVLHTPLRWLDTVPVGRILNRFSSDFNIIDNRITLDWTQFIAGLLSLVGVCVAAFFASGIVIPLAIALLGLGALLGNRYLYGARPLKRLESNCKSPVFELFNAALAGVSTIRGYKKNQVYIDRMYQKLDTWAIITSYMWLVNRWMGLRMGLIGTLFSTIVGIIVIVSPSMDAALAGFTLSFAMDFAESILWTIRNYATMELNMNATERVVEYTELEMESLEGEKPAAAWPTSGTMKIDNLEVSYAPDLPPVLKGISFDVKNNERVGVVGRTGAGKSSLTLALFRFLEARSGSIFIDGLDISKVDLHSLRSRLAIIPQDPVLFSGTIRSNLDPFEDNTDDELRESLTRVHLVGSQPATPANEPSSAATSTLAVKNTNIFRDLSSPISESGGNLSQGQRQLLCLARAIVARPKIMVLDEATSAVDMTTDALIQRSIREEFTDSTLIVIAHRLSTIADFDRILVLSDGQVAEFGTPKELWEQEGVFRDMCDSSGEKEKLRQTIFG from the exons ATGGTTGTCGATAACCTTGATGTTATCCTGACCGGCAcaggtcttggtcttgtagCATTGGCCACTACACCCGCTCTAGTCGCAGTCATCGATCAACTGCGTAAGCGAACCCCCAAGGATAACTTCTATGAGGATATCGATGGGAAAAGCACACCACAAAGCATTGCCGCTTTTTCAAACCGGTTGCCCAAGATCTTGATTCTGGTCTCATCCGCCACAGGCCTGGGAACGTCGATCGCTGTATCAGTATTGTCATCGCTTCACGGCCCTTCAAACGAACTATTGCTCGAGAACTGGCTTCTTACTGGCGCCTGG CTTCTGATTGCCCTCCATGCCATTTCGTTGAGTGCTCATCATTCGCCTGTAAAAGTTCACGACCTTGGACTCTGGCTCCTGTTCTCTTCAATTACCGTTGCCGCTATCACCGTGGCTCAATTGATCAAGGAAGCTCGGTATGCTCCCCATAATAACACTGCTCTTTTGGTCCTTCGTGCTGTAAACGTTGGGGCTGTCATCCTCCTCGGCTTCTTCAGTGTGTTACTTCCACGTCGGCCTGacgtttttattaaagaccGCAAAGTTGACGGCCAATGGACCGTATCTGCCTTCAACCGCTATACGTGGTCATGGATTAGCCCTCTTCTCCGTGTTGCGACCCAGAAAAATGATCTCGACGCAAGTGATGTCCCTTACCCAGACAGGACTCTTCGAGCTGCAGGACTAAAAGAAGACTGGTTTGTGTCCAAGCCTCAGAACAACCTCTTTCGCTCGGTGCTTTGGGCCTACAAAGGTCCGTTTTTCTTCCAGTTTTCTATCACTACAGTTCGGAACCTCCTGGCTCTTCTGCCTTTTTGGGCTATGTTGCGAGTCATCAACATCCTCGAACAGCGAGATATAGGGCTATCTGGATCATCGAACCTGGAACTCTGGGTATTGGTATTTGCCATGGCTGGTTTTAACCTTCTAGATGCT TGGGTTGAGGGATGGGCATTTTGGTACTCGTTCGCATGTATCGCTCTGCCTGTTCGGTCTCAGCTTTCAACGCTCATATTTGAAAAATCACTTCGACGCAAAAATGTGAAGTCGGCAGAGAAGTTAAAGGATTCCCACGCACCTCAGGAAGCACCTGATAAGAAAAAGGAGGACGAATCCGACGAGGGCTCTAGCGTTCTCAGGTCAAGACAAGCCACCGTAAACCTCGTCGGTGTAGACGCTTTACGAATCTCAAACTACACCGGATACCAATTTCTGATTTTCAACAGCATCTTCAAgttgttcttcttttccttcttcctgGTCCGACTGATTGGATGGATCCCCTTTGCAGCTGGATTCTTCGCATGGGGTCTCACTCTTCCTGCCaatactttcttttctaGAGAACTACTCGGAAGGTCAGACAAGCTGATGAAGCTTCGTGATGAAAAGCTTGCCGTGGTGAACGAAGCCTTGCTCGGTATGAGGCAGATTAAATTTGCCGCGCTCGAAAGCCGCTGGGAGAAGCGCATCCTGACTATGAGAGAAAGGGAACTTAAGACCCTCTGGGGACTCTTTCTCGTTGATACTGGTCTTTTTGGATGTTGGGTCATCAGCCCTATTCTCCTTGCTGCAACGTCTCTCGCCGTCTACGCTATTATCAACGGTCAACTTCAACCATCGGTCGCTTTCGTGAGCATTGGAATCTTTAAGGCCTTGGAGGTCTCCCTGGGTGTACTGCCGGAACTTATCACAATGGGAGTGGATACTTATGTTTCTCTCAATCGAATCCAGACGTACCTCAACGGTCCCGAGATGAAACACACGTTGTCTGAAGGAACCGAGGTGTCCTTTGAAAATGCGAGCATCGCTTGGCCTGAGGACGATGAGAAGTCTGATGAAGACAGGTTTGTCCTCAGAAACTTGAACTTCAGCTTCCCAGCTGGTGAACTATCCGTTATCTCTGGAAAGACCGGTACCGGAAAAAGCCTGCTTCTTTCTACTATCCTTGGCGAGACAGACATTTTGGAAGGATCTGTTTGTGTGCCAAAGACCGTCTCTCCTCACGAGCGACACGATGCACAGGCTCACCTGGGCGACTGGATCCTTCATGGGTCTGTCGCCTACGTTGGACAAACTCCTTGGCTTGAAAGTGCATCACTTCGTGATAATATCTTATTCGGTTTGCCCTTCATTGAGGAGCGTTACAACAAAACCGTCGAGGTTTGTGCTTTGAAGAAGGACCTGCAGATTCTTACAGATGGTGACAAAACTGAGCTCGGTGCCAACGGTATTAATCTCAGCGGTGGACAGAAGTGGCGAGTCACTTTGGCTCGCGCTATCTATTCTCGTGCTGAAATCTTGGTTATGGATGACGTCTTTAGTGCTGTCGATGCACACGTTGGTCGACATATTTTCGAGAAGTGTGTCACGGGCGATATTTGTAAGGGACGAACAAGAATTCTTGTCACCCATCATGTTGGCCTGGTCCAGTCGAAAGCCAAGTATATTGTTGAGCTCGGTGAAGGCGTTGCTTTGCACTCCGGTTTGGTAGCGGACTTTGTCCGCGATGGGACATTGGATGAAATCAGGCATCATGAAGAAACCGCACAGCAGTCCTCAGAAGACGAAACGATGGATTCTTCTACTGCTGTCAACTCTGAGGATGTCTCTGTCACCGACCCCACTGAAACGAACGAAAACATGCCACTGCAAAAGGTGCCTTCGAAGACCGCTAAGCAATTTATACAGGACGAGGCACGAGAGAAGGGTATGGTGAAGAAGCACGTATATCTTACTTATCTCAAAGACAGTGGCGGCACACTCATGTGGAGTGTATGTGCAGTCGTCTTTCTTGGCTTTCAGATTGGAATTCTTG GTCGGGCTTGGTGGCTCCGAATTTGGACTGGTGATGTCGATCAAAGTGTTTCTACCGGTAGCCTCCAGCAACAACATGGTCATGCCTCCGTCTTTTCGCTCCAACATTTCCCATACAGTTCTGCACCCGAGCTCAGCATCACCAAATCCCACTACGATCTGAAGTATTACTTGTGGGTCTACATCGCAATCTCATCCGTTACAGCAATCATTGGTACTTTCCGGTTCTACTGGGCGTATTACCTTGCAATCAAAGCGAGTCGGTCACTTTTCGAAAAGATGCTGTTTACAGTCCTACACACACCACTGAGATGGCTCGATACCGTTCCCGTTGGCAGAATCCTAAACCGATTCTCTTCGGATTTCAACATTATCGATAATCGCATCACTTTGGACTGGACCCAGTTCATCGCTGGCCTTTTGTCTCTGGTTGGTGTATGTGTCGCCGCTTTCTTTGCATCTGGTATCGTCATTCCCCTAGCTATAGCCTTGCTGGGACTTGGTGCACTTCTGGGCAACAGATATCTTTATGGTGCACGACCATTAAAGCGTCTTGAAAGTAACTGCAAGTCGCCTGTCTTTGAGCTCTTCAACGCAGCGCTTGCGGGAGTGTCCACTATCCGAGGATACAAGAAAAACCAGGTCTACATTGACAGGATGTATCAGAAACTCGATACGTGGGCAATTATTACATCTTACATGTGGCTTGTCAATCGCTGGATGGGCCTGCGTATGGGTCTCATCGGTACACTGTTCTCAACAATTGTTGGCATTATTGTTATTGTGAGTCCCAGTATGGATGCCGCGCTTGCTGGGTTCACCCTATCATTTGCAATGGACTTTGCCGAGAGCATCCTCTGGACAATTCGAAACTACGCTACTATGGAACTGAATATGAATGCGACAGAACGAGTGGTCGAGTATACAGAACTTGAGATGGAGTCACTCGAGGGGGAGAAGCCCGCTGCTGCGTGGCCTACTTCGGGAACTATGAAGATCGACAACCTGGAGGTCTCATATGCACCTGATCTGCCACCTGTTCTCAAGGGAATATCTTTCGACGTTAAGAACAATGAGAGAGTCGGTGTTGTAGGACGTACTGGCGCTGGAAAGTCGTCCCTGACACTTGCCTTATTCCGGTTCTTAGAGGCTCGTTCTGGCAGCATTTTCATTGACGGTCTGGATATCTCCAAGGTTGATTTGCATAGCTTGAGATCCCGTCTCGCCATTATACCTCAG GACCCTGTGCTTTTCTCAGGCACTATCAGATCAAACCTTGATCCTTTCGAGGATAATACAGATGACGAGCTCCGCGAATCTCTGACTCGTGTCCACCTTGTGGGTTCTCAGCCTGCTACTCCTGCAAATGAACCCTCGTCGGCAGCAACATCGACACTCGCTGTTAAGAACACAAACATTTTCCGAGACCTCTCAAGCCCGATCTCTGAATCTGGAGGTAATCTCTCGCAAGGTCAGCGTCAACTTCTATGCTTGGCTCGTGCCATTGTAGCTCGACCCAAGATTATGGTCCTGGACGAGGCCACCTCGGCTGTTGATATGACTACCGATGCACTCATTCAACGCAGCATTCGGGAAGAGTTCACGGACAGCACATTGATCGTCATTGCACACCGTCTGAGTACCATCGCTGACTTTGACCGTATTCTTGTCCTTTCCGACGGTCAAGTCGCCGAGTTTGGAACACCAAAGGAACTTTGGGAACAAGAGGGCGTGTTCCGCGATATGTGCGATAGCAGTggagagaaggaaaagttGAGACAGACAATATTTGGTTGA